From the Salarias fasciatus chromosome 16, fSalaFa1.1, whole genome shotgun sequence genome, one window contains:
- the LOC115403212 gene encoding uncharacterized protein LOC115403212: MNMLSLQERLNVLIILCCSAFVSINGGGEDGVSSCQAELLVRRGTIRRALPGHTVTVRCSLKHCGQPLNVTWCKIRSSGRCERIRETENVGITQQPDGWTKDEVTSSLSFKKISVEEDGLYRCEVKGLAIGHAINILVSDLNQEAQHSDDHAAESLKTHNDGSIVWLPYFAIFCGIALPVILLTGVTLLSFRSCYRPAMQSYFKRQEPFIHVSPHLAGRSAPSRPIPPPRLAVLSVAEAPGPPPPPLMSARTPPAAAAAASAATAGQVSDSPVYAVINHRKPGNQTRAPHATAAARPDGKQEYAEISFL; encoded by the exons ATGAATATGTTGAGCCTTCAGGAGAGACTTAATGTTCTCATCATACTTTGCTGCTCTGCTTTTGTCTCTATCaatggaggaggtgaag ATGGAGTCTCCTCATGTCAGGCTGAGCTCCTTGTCCGGAGGGGAACGATACGGAGAGCTTTACCGGGACATACGGTGACGGTCAGATGTTCGCTCAAACACTGCGGGCAGCCTCTGAACGTCACCTGGTGTAAAATCCGCAGCTCGGGCCGCTGTGAGCGGATCAGGGAAACAGAGAATGTGGGAATAACGCAGCAGCCCGACGGATGGACCAAGGACGAAGTCACCTCTTCTTTGAGCTTTAAGAAGATCTCTGTAGAAGAAGACGGCCTGTACAGGTGTGAAGTGAAGGGTCTGGCCATCGGTCATGCCATCAACATCTTAGTTTCAG ACTTGAATCAGGAAGCTCAACACTCTGATGATCATGCGG ctgaGTCACTGAAAACCCATAATGATGGCTCGATAGTGTGGCTGCCGTACTTCGCCATCTTCTGTGGCATCGCTCTGCCAGTCATCCTTCTGACCGGCGTCACTCTCCTGAGTTTTCGTTCCTGCTATC GTCCAGCGATGCAAAGCTACTTCAAGAGACAG GAACCATTCATCCACGTGAGTCCGCATCTCGCCGGGCGTAGCGCTCCTTCCCGTCCCATCCCGCCGCCCAGGCTCGCCGTCCTGAGCGTCGCGGAAGCTCCCGGACCGCCACCACCTCCTCTCATGTCCGCCAGgactccacctgctgctgctgctgctgcaagcgCAGCGACTGCAGGTCAAGTGTCAGACTCTCCAGTGTACGCTGTCATCAACCACCGCAAACCCGGGAATCAGACCAGAGCACCGcatgcaacagcagcagctagACCAGATGGAAAACAAGAATATGCTGAGATCAGTTTTCTCTGA
- the LOC115403211 gene encoding OX-2 membrane glycoprotein codes for MMVQVSCGLSLQVCLFLLMVGQPQGKVTAPERVEAPVEKPFTLTCTVSRERGESLRQVRWLDVQNQTLLTYQPGDRDSVSGQQHVELASSPKDTSAITIRRVGFRDEGCYTCIFDLHPSGSREGRTCLTVNSQVTSDRNKTALSGKKASLSCSYGLPEKVQQVVWRHTSPQGDATEVASFAKRSDPMIEPTYQGRVWLSASLADTQLTIQPVVIQDEGCYTCLYETYQEGVKSSVVCLSTFVLPKPQVSYKTTSPGVIEANCTSVSRPPAEIVWNVERDNRTMGPPVSTQLPQADGTTLVVSTLTVQSGLLKDVSIKCLVHHKGLESPIAVSMNTKIGTALTILISVTTVAALLVMSLCFCLWKCFLRKEAD; via the exons ATGATGGTCCAGGTTTCTTGTGGCCTCAGCCTGCAGGTGTGTTTGTTCCTCCTGATGGTGGGACAGCCACAAG GGAAAGTGACGGCCCCGGAGCGCGTTGAAGCTCCGGTGGAGAAGCCCTTCACGCTGACCTGCACTGTGTCCAGGGAGCGGGGCGAGTCCCTGAGGCAGGTGCGCTGGCTGGACGttcagaaccagaccctcctGACCTACCAGCCCGGGGACAGGGACAGCGTGAGCGGACAGCAGCACGTGGAGCTGGCCTCCTCCCCGAAGGACACCTCGGCCATCACCATCCGCAGGGTGGGCTTCCGAGATGAAGGCTGCTACACCTGCATCTTCGACCTGCACCCGTCTGGCTCGAGGGAGGGACGGACGTGCCTCACTGTGAACT CTCAAGTCACCAGCGACAGAAACAAAACGGCGCTGAGCGGGAAGAAGGCCTCCCTGTCCTGCTCCTACGGCCTGCCCGAgaaggtgcagcaggtggtgtgGAGACACACGTCCCCCCAGGGCGACGCCACCGAGGTGGCCTCCTTCGCCAAGCGGAGCGACCCCATGATCGAGCCCACGTACCAGGGGAGAGTGTGGCTCAGCGCCTCGCTGGCCGACACTCAGCTCACCATCCAGCCGGTGGTCATCCAGGACGAGGGCTGCTACACCTGCCTGTACGAGACCTACCAGGAGGGGGTGAAGAGCTCCGTGGTTTGCCTCTCCACCTTCG TGCTGCCCAAACCTCAGGTGAGCTACAAAACCACCTCCCCAGGTGTGATAGAGGCCAACTGCACCTCCGTGTCGCGGCCGCCGGCTGAGATCGTCTGGAACGTGGAGCGGGACAACCGCACCATGGGCCCGCCGGTGAGCACGCAGCTCCCGCAGGCCGATGGCACCACGCTGGTGGTCAGCACGCTGACGGTCCAGTCGGGGCTGCTGAAGGACGTGTCCATCAAATGCCTGGTGCACCACAAAGGGCTGGAGTCACCGATCGCCGTGTCCATGAACACCAAGA TCGGGACGGCTCTCACCATCCTGATCTCAGTCACCACGGTCGCTGCTCTGCTGGTcatgtctctgtgtttctgcctcTGGAAGTGTTTCCTGCGCAAAGAAG CTGACTGA
- the si:ch73-390b10.2 gene encoding Golgi pH regulator, whose product MSFLVDSVIMFTSQVLFFGFGWLFFMRKLFKDYEVRQYVVQVVFSVTFAFSCTMFELIIFEILGALSSSSRYFHWKLNLYVILLVLIFVVPFYIGYFVVSNIRLLQRQRLLFACMVWFTFMYFFWKLGDPFPILSPKHGILSIEQLISRVGVIGVTLMALLSGFGAVNCPYTYMSYFLRNVTDSDILALERRLLQTMDMIVSKKKRIAMTRRQMYQRGEDQNKQTGFWGMIKSVTSTQTGSENLSLIQQEVDALEELSRQLFLETVDLQATKERIEYSKTFQGKYFNFLGYFFSIYCVWKIFMATINIVFDRVGKTDPVTRGIEITVNYLGIQFDVKFWSQHISFILVGIIIVTSIRGLLITLTKFFYAISSSKSSNVIVLVLAQIMGMYFVSSVLLMRMSMPLEYRSIVTEVLGELQFNFYHRWFDVIFLVSALSSILFLYLAHKQAPEKHMAL is encoded by the exons ATGTCGTTCCTGGTGGACTCGGTGATCATGTTCACCTcgcag GTGCTGTTCTTTGGTTTTGGCTGGTTGTTCTTTATGCGGAAGTTGTTCAAAGATTATGAG GTACGACAGTATGTTGTCCAGGTGGTTTTCTCTGTCACCTTTGCTTTTTCATGTACCATGTTTGAGCTCATTATCTTTGAGATTCTCGGTGCCTTAAGCAGCAG ttcCAGGTATTTTCACTGGAAGCTGAATCTCTATGTGATTCTACTGGTTCTAATCTTTGTGGTGCCTTTCTACATTGGCTATTTTGTCGTCAGCAACATACGGCTGT TGCAGAGACAAAGGCTTCTGTTTGCCTGTATGGTGTGGTTCACCTTCATGTATTTCTTCTGGAAGCTGGGAGATCCTTTTCCCATCTTGAGTCCAAAACATG GGATCCTGTCCATCGAGCAGCTCATCAGTCGAGTCGGGGTGATCGGCGTCACTCTCATGGCTCTGCTGTCGGGGTTTGGTGCCGTCAACTGTCCCTACACGTACATGTCCTACTTCCTCAG AAATGTAACTGACAGTGACATCCTCGCTTTGGAGAGGCGGCTTCTCCAAACTATGGACATGATTGTCAGTAAAAAGAAACG AATTGCCATGACACGGAGGCAGATGTACCAACGTGGGGAAGACCAGAACAAACAGACTGGATTCTGGGGGATGATCAAGAGTGTCACGTCCACACAAACAGGCAGCGAAA ACCTTTCTCTGATCCAGCAGGAGGTTGATGCTCTGGAGGAACTGAGTCGGCAACTCTTCCTAGAAACTGTCGACCTACAAGCCACTAAG gagcGGATCGAGTACTCAAAAACATTCCAGGGAAAATACTTCAACTTCCTTGGTTACTTCTTTTCCATTTATTGTGTTTGGAAAATATTCATG GCCACCATAAATATAGTTTTTGATCGGGTTGGAAAGACGGATCCAGTGACGAGGGGCATTGAAATAACTGTCAACTACTTGGGCATTCAGTTTgat GTCAAGTTTTGGTCCCAACACATCTCTTTCATATTAGTGGGCATAATAATCGTCACGTCCATTCGAGGCTTGCTCATCACTCTGACCAAG TTCTTCTACGCGATATCAAGCAGCAAGTCTTCCAACGTCATCGTGCTCGTCCTGGCTCAGATCATG GGGATGTACTTTGTGTCGTCCGTGCTGCTGATGCGTATGAGCATGCCGCTGGAGTACCGCTCCATCGTCACCGAGGTCCTGGGAGAGCTGCAGTTCAACTTCTACCACCGCTGGTTCGACGTCATCTTCCTGGTCAGCGCCCTGTCCAGCATCCTCTTTCTGTATCTTGCCCACAAGCAGGCGCCAGAGAAACACATGGCCCTTTGA